In Niallia sp. FSL W8-0635, one genomic interval encodes:
- a CDS encoding DUF1934 domain-containing protein, translating to MSQTSAQQVPVKLQVTTHIYNGKNKESIEWIGFGQYLEKDTSKYIKYEEIIEEGTIKTIIKVTGKEGLILRSGAVKMRLPFLINKQKIGSYESPYGVFQIVTDTKRLALEVEEQATTGSLDILYDLKMQGSNNGTYHMTISFKEETE from the coding sequence TTGTCTCAAACATCAGCGCAACAGGTGCCTGTAAAATTACAAGTTACAACACATATATATAATGGGAAAAATAAAGAAAGTATTGAGTGGATTGGGTTTGGTCAATACTTAGAAAAAGATACTAGTAAATATATAAAATATGAAGAAATCATAGAAGAAGGCACTATTAAAACAATTATAAAAGTCACTGGAAAAGAAGGTTTAATCCTTCGAAGCGGGGCAGTGAAAATGCGCCTGCCTTTTCTGATTAATAAACAAAAAATTGGCAGCTACGAAAGTCCGTACGGTGTCTTTCAAATAGTAACAGATACAAAGAGGCTAGCGTTAGAAGTAGAAGAGCAAGCAACAACAGGATCATTAGATATTTTATATGATTTAAAAATGCAAGGCAGCAATAATGGAACCTATCATATGACAATTTCGTTTAAGGAGGAGACAGAGTAA
- a CDS encoding SH3 domain-containing protein, whose amino-acid sequence MTKKIFVLLIGVLILFTGFHTANTAQAASKKTKYVTASTLNIRSGASTSHKVVTTVKKNQAVTVTQTKGSWDKVTVGKKTGWASNKYLTTKKPAAKATTATKTMYVTASTLNVRSGAGTKYKVVTTAKKNQSLKVTQTKGTWSKVTVGKKTGWVSSKYLTTKKPAAPKNLAAGLKTVGKNKQLILVTSNGYNTSTAEIRTFEKNAKGEWIPVLTMAGHIGKLGITSDMKEGGKKSPIGKFTIGTAFGTAKNPGTKLPYRKITNDDVWVDDPKSKLYNTWQSKKKTKGQWKSAENMNVPAYKYGFVINYNTKRIPNKGSAIFFHIANSYTLGCTATSEANVVKILKWLDPSKNPVIIQTPIQELNKY is encoded by the coding sequence ATGACGAAAAAGATTTTTGTTCTATTAATTGGAGTATTGATTTTATTTACAGGATTTCACACGGCAAACACAGCCCAAGCTGCCAGCAAAAAAACGAAATATGTCACAGCGAGCACGCTCAATATAAGAAGTGGAGCAAGTACCTCGCACAAAGTAGTCACGACGGTAAAGAAAAATCAAGCAGTGACAGTGACACAAACAAAAGGTTCTTGGGATAAGGTGACCGTAGGAAAGAAAACGGGATGGGCTTCCAATAAATATTTAACAACAAAGAAGCCGGCAGCAAAAGCAACAACTGCAACGAAAACAATGTATGTGACAGCAAGTACATTAAATGTGAGAAGCGGTGCAGGTACTAAGTACAAAGTAGTTACGACAGCTAAAAAGAATCAATCATTAAAAGTAACCCAAACAAAAGGAACGTGGAGCAAAGTAACGGTTGGAAAGAAAACCGGTTGGGTATCAAGTAAATACCTAACAACGAAAAAACCAGCAGCTCCCAAAAATTTAGCTGCAGGTTTAAAAACAGTAGGGAAAAACAAGCAATTGATTCTTGTCACATCAAATGGCTATAATACATCCACTGCTGAAATTCGTACATTTGAAAAGAATGCTAAAGGGGAATGGATTCCAGTTTTAACTATGGCTGGACATATTGGTAAACTTGGCATCACCTCTGATATGAAGGAAGGGGGAAAAAAATCACCTATAGGGAAATTTACAATCGGAACTGCCTTTGGAACAGCAAAGAACCCTGGAACCAAATTACCATATCGGAAAATTACTAATGATGATGTGTGGGTAGATGATCCAAAATCGAAGCTATATAATACATGGCAATCAAAAAAGAAAACAAAGGGTCAGTGGAAGAGCGCAGAAAACATGAATGTACCAGCCTATAAATATGGATTTGTTATTAACTATAATACCAAACGTATTCCGAATAAAGGCAGCGCAATCTTCTTCCACATTGCAAATAGCTATACCCTCGGATGCACAGCAACTTCCGAAGCGAACGTTGTGAAGATTCTTAAATGGTTAGATCCTTCGAAAAATCCAGTAATTATTCAAACACCGATTCAAGAGTTAAACAAATATTAA
- the speB gene encoding agmatinase has translation MRFDESYSGNVFIKSYPNYEESQVVLYGMPMDWTVSFRPGSRFGPARIREVSVGLEEYSPYLDRELDEVKYFDAGDIPLPFGNPQRSLDMIEEFVDKVIGDNKFPLGMGGEHLVSWGVFQAMYKKYPDLAIIHMDAHTDLRDEYEGEPLSHSTPIKKVANLIGPKNVYSFGIRSGMKEEFQWAKEVGMHISKFEVLEPLKEILPTLAGRPVYVTIDIDVLDPAHAPGTGTVDAGGITSKELLASIHEIARSNVQVVGADLVEVAPIYDPSEQTANTASKLIREMILGFVK, from the coding sequence ATGCGTTTTGATGAATCGTATTCAGGAAATGTATTTATTAAAAGTTATCCAAATTATGAAGAAAGCCAAGTGGTATTGTATGGGATGCCAATGGATTGGACTGTTAGTTTCCGCCCGGGTTCACGTTTCGGTCCTGCTAGAATTCGAGAGGTATCTGTTGGGTTAGAAGAGTACAGCCCTTATTTAGATAGAGAGCTTGATGAAGTAAAATACTTTGATGCAGGTGATATCCCGCTTCCTTTTGGTAATCCGCAACGAAGCTTAGATATGATCGAAGAATTTGTAGACAAAGTAATCGGTGATAATAAATTTCCCCTTGGAATGGGTGGAGAGCATTTAGTATCTTGGGGTGTATTCCAAGCGATGTATAAAAAATATCCAGATTTAGCAATCATACATATGGATGCACACACAGATCTTCGTGATGAGTATGAAGGAGAGCCGCTTTCTCACTCTACTCCAATCAAGAAAGTAGCGAATTTAATTGGTCCAAAAAACGTTTATTCCTTTGGCATTCGTTCAGGAATGAAAGAAGAGTTCCAATGGGCAAAAGAAGTAGGAATGCATATTTCGAAGTTTGAAGTACTAGAGCCTTTAAAGGAAATTCTGCCAACACTTGCAGGCAGACCTGTATATGTAACAATTGATATTGATGTATTAGATCCAGCGCATGCACCTGGTACTGGCACAGTAGATGCAGGCGGAATTACTTCGAAAGAATTATTAGCGTCTATTCATGAAATTGCACGTTCTAATGTTCAAGTAGTTGGTGCTGATTTAGTAGAAGTGGCGCCAATCTATGATCCATCCGAACAAACTGCAAATACAGCAAGTAAGTTAATCCGTGAAATGATTTTAGGGTTTGTAAAATAA
- the speE gene encoding spermidine synthase, with the protein MGIWFTEKQTNHFGITMKIKRTLHTEQTPFQKLDMVETEEWGNMLLLDDMVMTSVKDEFVYHEMVAHIPLFTHPNPEQVLVVGGGDGGVIREVLKHPSVKKATLVDIDGKVIEYSKRFLPEIAGKLDDPRVDVQVGDGFMHIAKSEKEYDVIMVDSTEPVGPAVNLFTRGFYAGIAKALKDDGLFVAQSDNPWFKGDLIRSVQRDVKEIFPITRLYIANIPTYPSGMWAFTIGSKQYDPLQVPESRFHSIETKYYTKELHKAAFILPKFVQDLCE; encoded by the coding sequence ATGGGAATTTGGTTTACAGAGAAGCAGACCAATCATTTTGGTATCACAATGAAAATCAAACGTACATTACATACAGAACAGACACCGTTTCAAAAATTAGATATGGTAGAAACAGAAGAGTGGGGGAATATGCTGTTATTGGATGATATGGTTATGACCTCTGTCAAGGATGAATTTGTTTATCACGAAATGGTAGCACATATTCCGTTATTTACACATCCAAACCCTGAGCAGGTCCTCGTTGTTGGTGGCGGCGATGGCGGTGTGATTCGGGAAGTGTTAAAGCATCCAAGTGTCAAAAAGGCGACGCTTGTTGATATTGATGGTAAAGTAATTGAATATAGTAAGCGATTTTTACCAGAGATAGCAGGGAAGCTGGATGACCCGCGAGTAGATGTCCAAGTAGGTGATGGCTTTATGCATATTGCCAAAAGTGAGAAGGAATATGACGTGATCATGGTGGATTCGACAGAACCAGTGGGACCAGCTGTTAACCTTTTTACAAGGGGCTTCTATGCAGGGATAGCGAAAGCATTAAAGGATGATGGACTATTCGTTGCTCAAAGTGACAACCCATGGTTTAAAGGAGATTTAATTCGTTCTGTACAAAGGGATGTAAAAGAAATCTTTCCAATAACTAGATTATATATCGCTAATATTCCCACATATCCAAGTGGAATGTGGGCGTTCACAATTGGTTCTAAGCAATATGATCCATTACAAGTACCAGAAAGTCGTTTCCATTCTATAGAAACAAAATATTATACGAAAGAACTGCACAAAGCAGCCTTCATTTTGCCAAAATTTGTTCAGGATCTTTGTGAGTAA